In Devosia beringensis, a single window of DNA contains:
- a CDS encoding HU family DNA-binding protein, giving the protein MTRTITRAVLVEAAAKSTGLGKADVATVAEAMFTLMGEALMASENVKLTAFGSLQVRERAERLGRNPRTGTEHRILPRSTVVFTPSAQLRSALDQKVEKRRSAPTGDVHQSA; this is encoded by the coding sequence GTGACCAGAACCATTACGCGTGCCGTGCTCGTCGAGGCCGCAGCCAAAAGCACTGGATTGGGCAAGGCCGACGTCGCGACTGTGGCTGAAGCCATGTTCACCCTGATGGGCGAGGCCCTGATGGCATCGGAAAATGTCAAACTGACGGCCTTCGGCTCGCTGCAGGTGCGCGAACGCGCCGAGCGGCTGGGCCGCAATCCGCGCACCGGCACCGAACACCGCATCCTGCCGCGCAGCACGGTGGTGTTTACCCCGAGCGCCCAGTTGCGCAGCGCGCTCGACCAGAAGGTGGAAAAGCGACGGTCTGCCCCGACCGGCGATGTGCACCAGAGCGCCTGA
- a CDS encoding glucose/sorbosone family PQQ-dependent dehydrogenase — MTIATQAKARRFRASATARLLTGCVLASAALASSGAALAQVTPIEITSGDSSLFAGRVLTTGLDNPWAMRWGPDNQIWVTERTGGEVTRVDPVSGAQQVVLTIADVYSGPQHEGLLGLALHPELGQGTGNDYVYLSYTINTGTAEAPVPQAQIVRYSWNDQTLQLGEPEIIIAGLPAGDDHNAGRVVFGPDGALYYSIGEQGHNFGRNFRKPNLAQALPTQDEVAASDWHSYAGKILRLNLDGSIPEDNPEIEGVRSHVYSYGHRNPQGLAFGPDGTLYETEHGPASGDELNIIAPGGNYGWPDVSGFIDDQAYRYINWSEAPADVDQNTDPLPDSVPQFEESEFTGTMVDPLAAYFVVADDYPIGEICGYICDPTIAPGSVLYYAAGEDGIAEWDNSVLIPTLKHGTLYVQQLGADGQSADGLPEAWLSTQNRYRDVLVSPDGKTVFIATDAFGSAAQKFGDELSTSVLHNPGAILRFAYGEEGGSIGVVTDNDFNQAPSAAGGANVQEFEDPNTGKPAADGTAADDEAAADAAVTADSDLAAVLNLGLPQYNATCASCHGAAGQGVSAPALAGNAKLADADFVANTLVHGFGYMPAFGNRLSDTQIAEIGSYIRNAWGNDFGLLTDSAVAEAR, encoded by the coding sequence ATGACCATTGCGACACAGGCAAAGGCTCGCCGTTTTCGCGCCTCGGCAACGGCCCGGCTGCTGACCGGCTGCGTGCTGGCCAGCGCGGCGCTGGCATCGTCGGGCGCGGCCCTGGCCCAGGTGACCCCGATCGAGATCACCTCGGGGGACAGCAGCCTGTTTGCCGGACGCGTGCTGACCACCGGCCTCGACAATCCCTGGGCGATGCGCTGGGGTCCGGACAACCAGATCTGGGTGACCGAGCGCACCGGCGGGGAAGTAACCCGGGTCGATCCCGTTTCGGGCGCGCAGCAGGTCGTGCTGACCATTGCCGATGTCTATAGCGGCCCCCAGCACGAGGGCCTGCTCGGCCTGGCGCTGCATCCCGAGCTCGGTCAGGGCACGGGCAATGACTATGTCTATCTCAGCTATACCATCAATACCGGCACGGCCGAGGCGCCGGTGCCCCAGGCGCAGATCGTGCGCTATAGCTGGAACGACCAGACGCTGCAGCTGGGTGAGCCAGAGATCATCATTGCAGGCCTGCCGGCCGGTGACGACCACAATGCCGGCCGCGTGGTCTTCGGACCCGATGGCGCGCTCTACTATTCCATCGGCGAGCAGGGCCACAATTTCGGCCGCAATTTCCGCAAGCCCAACCTGGCCCAGGCGCTGCCGACCCAGGATGAGGTCGCGGCGTCGGACTGGCACAGCTATGCCGGCAAGATCCTGCGACTCAATCTTGACGGCTCGATCCCAGAGGACAATCCGGAGATCGAGGGCGTCAGGAGCCATGTCTACAGCTATGGCCACCGCAATCCGCAGGGGCTGGCCTTCGGGCCGGACGGCACGCTGTACGAGACCGAACATGGCCCGGCCAGCGGCGACGAGCTCAACATCATTGCGCCGGGCGGCAATTATGGCTGGCCCGATGTGTCGGGCTTCATCGACGACCAGGCCTATCGCTATATCAACTGGAGCGAGGCGCCCGCGGATGTCGACCAGAATACCGACCCGCTGCCCGACAGCGTGCCGCAGTTCGAGGAAAGCGAGTTCACCGGCACCATGGTCGATCCGCTGGCGGCCTATTTCGTGGTCGCCGATGATTATCCGATCGGCGAGATCTGCGGCTATATCTGCGACCCCACCATCGCACCGGGCTCGGTGCTGTATTATGCCGCCGGCGAAGACGGCATTGCCGAATGGGACAATAGCGTCCTCATCCCCACGCTCAAGCATGGTACGCTTTATGTGCAGCAGCTGGGCGCAGACGGACAGAGCGCCGATGGCCTGCCGGAAGCCTGGCTGAGCACGCAGAACCGCTATCGCGACGTGCTGGTCTCGCCCGATGGCAAGACGGTGTTCATCGCCACCGATGCCTTCGGCTCGGCAGCGCAGAAGTTCGGCGACGAGCTCAGCACCTCGGTGCTGCACAATCCGGGCGCCATCCTGCGCTTTGCCTATGGCGAAGAGGGCGGCTCGATCGGCGTGGTCACGGACAACGACTTCAACCAGGCGCCCAGCGCCGCGGGCGGCGCCAATGTGCAGGAGTTCGAAGATCCCAATACCGGCAAGCCTGCGGCCGACGGCACGGCTGCCGATGACGAGGCGGCCGCCGATGCCGCCGTGACCGCGGATTCCGACCTTGCCGCCGTGCTCAATCTGGGCCTGCCCCAGTACAATGCCACCTGCGCCAGCTGTCACGGTGCCGCTGGTCAGGGCGTCTCGGCGCCCGCGCTGGCCGGCAATGCCAAGCTGGCCGATGCCGACTTCGTCGCCAATACGCTGGTGCATGGCTTTGGCTATATGCCCGCCTTCGGCAATCGGCTCAGCGACACGCAGATCGCCGAGATCGGCAGCTATATTCGCAATGCCTGGGGCAATGATTTCGGCCTGCTGACCGACAGCGCCGTCGCCGAAGCGCGCTAG
- the rirA gene encoding iron-responsive transcriptional regulator RirA, whose product MRLTRQSNYAIRALVYCAVNEPGLSRVADIARAYNISELFLFKLIKPLVENGLLATVRGRHGGIKLGKPAEDITLLDTIRLTEENFALAECFEDGADCPLIGECDLNGALREALGAFFEVLSQHTIADLASKKRSIRDRLGLTTMAAVMEPAH is encoded by the coding sequence GTGCGCCTGACCCGCCAGTCCAACTATGCGATCCGAGCCCTCGTCTATTGTGCCGTCAATGAGCCCGGGCTCAGCCGCGTGGCCGACATCGCGCGCGCCTACAATATTTCTGAGCTCTTTCTGTTCAAGCTGATCAAGCCGCTGGTCGAAAATGGCCTGCTCGCCACGGTGCGTGGCCGCCATGGCGGCATCAAGCTGGGCAAGCCGGCCGAAGACATCACCCTGCTCGATACCATCCGCCTGACCGAAGAAAACTTCGCTTTGGCCGAGTGTTTCGAGGATGGCGCCGATTGCCCGCTGATCGGCGAATGCGATCTCAATGGCGCGCTGCGCGAGGCGCTTGGGGCGTTCTTTGAGGTCCTGTCGCAGCACACCATTGCCGATCTGGCCAGCAAGAAGCGCTCGATCCGCGACCGCCTGGGCCTCACCACCATGGCCGCCGTGATGGAGCCGGCCCACTAA
- the greA gene encoding transcription elongation factor GreA, which produces MSVAFTKEDSAETAAETMLPDRPISAAPNLVTAAGLAALQTQFDAARAAYDAASAIEDVNERRRQGAAPLRDLRYFAERLRTAQLMAPPASTDVVAFGHTVTYRRDDGVVQTYAIVGEDEADPASGSMSYVAPVAQRLAGKAVGEFVELGERELEIIAIA; this is translated from the coding sequence GTGAGTGTAGCCTTCACCAAGGAAGACAGTGCCGAGACCGCGGCCGAGACCATGCTGCCCGATCGCCCGATTTCGGCGGCGCCCAACCTGGTCACCGCTGCCGGGTTGGCGGCGCTGCAGACCCAGTTCGACGCCGCGCGCGCGGCCTATGACGCCGCCAGTGCCATCGAGGATGTCAATGAGCGCCGCCGCCAGGGGGCCGCGCCGCTGCGCGACCTGCGCTACTTCGCCGAACGGCTGCGCACCGCCCAGCTGATGGCCCCGCCGGCCTCGACTGATGTGGTTGCCTTTGGCCATACCGTGACCTATCGCCGCGACGACGGGGTCGTGCAGACCTATGCCATCGTGGGCGAGGACGAGGCCGATCCGGCTTCCGGCTCGATGTCCTATGTGGCGCCGGTGGCGCAGCGCCTTGCCGGCAAGGCCGTGGGCGAGTTTGTCGAGCTGGGTGAACGCGAGCTCGAGATCATCGCCATTGCGTAG
- a CDS encoding TRAP transporter large permease produces the protein MNVTLGLAALAVLFLLLALQVPIAIAMIVVSFAGVWLMLGLAPAIGVLANTPYEFIASWTLSAVPMFLLMGFVAFHGGLTAGLFDAAKVGLRKVPGGLGIAAIVACSGFAAVCGSSLATAASLGRIAIPEMVRAGYKPSIAAGTLAAGGTIGALIPPSILMIIYGVFAETSVTQVFMGGISVGLLTALSYAIVILLIAFLRKDIIPAEVEGIEHLETSQVLRAVWPILVLIALVFGGLFSGLFTATEAGAVGAAGALVLVALTGRLNWDVLRQSMLETLATCASLFIIGVGAVMFTRFLGLSGVAGLVSGAVQASDLNYVQLMVVIVVIYLVLGMFMEPFGAMLVTLPVLLPVLQAHDINLVWFGVFLVKLLEIGMITPPLGMNVFVIRNVAGKYASLTDVFKGVTPFLAADLVLVAILIAFPAIVLFLPQALG, from the coding sequence ATGAATGTCACTTTGGGCCTTGCCGCGCTCGCCGTCCTCTTCCTGCTGCTCGCTTTGCAGGTGCCCATTGCCATCGCGATGATCGTGGTCTCCTTTGCCGGGGTCTGGCTCATGCTGGGCCTGGCGCCCGCCATCGGCGTGCTGGCCAATACCCCCTATGAGTTCATCGCCAGCTGGACCCTGTCGGCCGTGCCCATGTTCCTGCTGATGGGCTTTGTCGCCTTTCATGGCGGGCTCACCGCCGGCCTGTTCGACGCCGCCAAGGTGGGCCTGCGCAAGGTGCCCGGTGGGCTGGGCATCGCCGCCATCGTCGCCTGTTCCGGCTTTGCCGCGGTCTGCGGCTCGAGCCTGGCCACCGCCGCCTCCCTGGGCCGCATCGCCATCCCCGAAATGGTTCGCGCCGGCTACAAGCCCTCTATTGCCGCCGGCACGCTGGCCGCCGGCGGCACCATTGGCGCGCTGATCCCGCCCTCGATCCTGATGATCATCTATGGCGTCTTTGCCGAAACCTCGGTCACCCAGGTGTTCATGGGCGGCATTTCCGTCGGCCTGCTGACCGCGCTGAGCTATGCCATCGTCATCCTGCTGATCGCTTTTTTGCGCAAGGACATCATCCCCGCCGAAGTCGAAGGCATCGAGCACCTCGAAACCAGCCAGGTGCTGCGCGCCGTCTGGCCCATTCTGGTGCTGATCGCTTTGGTGTTTGGCGGGCTGTTTTCCGGCCTCTTTACCGCTACCGAGGCCGGCGCCGTCGGCGCCGCGGGCGCCCTGGTACTGGTCGCGCTCACCGGCAGACTCAACTGGGACGTGCTGCGCCAGTCCATGCTGGAAACCCTGGCCACCTGCGCCTCGCTCTTCATCATCGGCGTCGGCGCGGTGATGTTCACCCGTTTCCTCGGCCTCAGCGGCGTCGCGGGCCTCGTCAGCGGCGCCGTCCAGGCCTCCGACCTCAACTATGTCCAGCTCATGGTGGTCATCGTGGTGATCTACCTGGTCCTGGGCATGTTCATGGAGCCCTTCGGCGCCATGCTGGTGACGTTGCCGGTCCTGCTGCCGGTGCTGCAGGCACACGACATCAACCTGGTCTGGTTCGGCGTCTTCCTCGTCAAGCTGCTCGAAATCGGCATGATCACCCCGCCGCTGGGCATGAATGTCTTCGTCATCCGCAACGTGGCGGGCAAATATGCCAGCCTCACCGACGTCTTCAAGGGCGTGACGCCCTTCCTGGCCGCCGATCTGGTGCTGGTGGCGATCCTGATCGCCTTCCCCGCCATCGTGCTCTTCCTGCCCCAGGCGCTCGGCTAG
- a CDS encoding TRAP transporter small permease: MRERLDRLVNAITSGLALLGAVGVMAMLVHITLYVILRNFASAPIPATVEIVSYYYMVAIAFLPLAWAERRGDMISVEIFSHFLVGRIGRINAVFVSVVTFAAYLVLTYTTWTVAMRQFTAGSYVISLSVAVPVWPSYFILPLAFALAALVALYRGVMPPLPGAAK, encoded by the coding sequence GTGCGCGAACGGCTTGATAGACTGGTCAACGCGATCACCAGCGGCCTGGCCTTGCTGGGCGCCGTCGGCGTCATGGCCATGCTGGTGCACATCACCCTCTACGTCATCCTGCGCAACTTCGCCTCGGCACCCATTCCCGCCACGGTCGAGATCGTCTCCTACTACTACATGGTCGCCATCGCCTTCCTGCCGCTGGCCTGGGCCGAGCGGCGCGGCGACATGATTTCGGTCGAGATCTTCAGCCATTTCCTGGTCGGCCGCATCGGCCGCATCAACGCGGTCTTTGTCTCGGTCGTGACCTTTGCCGCCTATCTGGTGCTGACCTACACCACCTGGACGGTCGCCATGCGCCAGTTCACCGCGGGCAGCTATGTCATCTCGCTCAGCGTCGCCGTCCCGGTCTGGCCGAGCTATTTCATCCTGCCGCTGGCCTTTGCCCTTGCGGCCCTGGTGGCCCTTTATCGCGGCGTCATGCCGCCGCTGCCCGGAGCCGCCAAATGA